From one Candidatus Bathyarchaeota archaeon genomic stretch:
- a CDS encoding CoB--CoM heterodisulfide reductase iron-sulfur subunit A family protein codes for MAKTVSKSSSKAKAEGKIRRTINGAAINLQRTPPLAPLPQKSEEKLRIGVFVCHCGRNIAGVIDVKEVAEYAETLPDVVYARDIRYACSILGQDEIRKSIKEHNINRIVVAACSPRLYESTFRKTCAEAGLNSYFFEMANIREFSSWCHLNTPEEATEKAKETVNMAVTKARLLEPLKEIEIPIIKNALVIGGGIAGINSALDLANMGFKVYLLEKTESIGGHMAQLDKTFPTLDCSICIEGPKMVDVGRHPNIEIISYADLVSVSGYVGNFKVKIGKNPRYVISENCTGCSECKEVCPIEYPNEWDINMGVRKAISVPFEQAVPLVYSINMDHCIECYKCVDACGARQAINFDQKLEEIELNVGAIIVAIGFESYLPYDNPLYGYGKYYNVITAMEFERLILAAGPTSGKVIRASDGEKPHSVVFIQCVGSRDIEKYEYCSGFCCMYTLKHAVMLKEKYRDGVQVYVVYTDLRSDFKGYEEFYNRTKKAGVHFVRTKLKNRSITEDSATRNLIVHAETEGGQSVEIEAEMVVLANAAVPIYNATELAEILKIQIGANGFFVECQPKIRPTETDTPGIFLAGACQGLKDIPYSVSQGSSAAAQAATILSKPTWIVEPLVARVNEDICSGCGVCESVCGYDAVRIEKIGEKELAKVTEGLCRGCGICSATCPSGAITMPLYTKAQVVAQVKTALEEVK; via the coding sequence ATGGCAAAAACTGTATCAAAGAGCAGTTCAAAGGCTAAAGCAGAAGGGAAGATTCGCAGAACAATAAACGGAGCAGCAATAAATCTACAAAGAACTCCGCCTCTAGCACCGCTTCCTCAGAAGTCGGAAGAAAAACTTCGGATCGGTGTATTCGTATGCCATTGTGGTCGCAACATTGCCGGAGTAATCGACGTAAAGGAAGTCGCAGAGTACGCAGAAACATTGCCTGATGTTGTTTATGCAAGAGACATTCGATATGCATGTTCCATTCTAGGCCAAGACGAAATTAGAAAGAGCATTAAAGAACATAACATCAATAGGATTGTAGTCGCTGCGTGTTCACCACGTTTATATGAGTCCACCTTCCGCAAAACCTGTGCTGAAGCAGGGTTGAATTCTTACTTCTTTGAAATGGCGAATATACGTGAGTTTTCATCTTGGTGCCACCTTAACACGCCAGAAGAGGCCACAGAAAAAGCAAAAGAAACCGTGAATATGGCGGTTACAAAGGCAAGACTGCTAGAACCTCTAAAAGAAATCGAAATACCAATCATTAAAAATGCACTCGTAATCGGGGGAGGAATAGCTGGAATCAACTCCGCCTTAGATTTGGCCAATATGGGCTTCAAAGTCTATCTGCTTGAAAAGACTGAAAGCATCGGAGGCCACATGGCTCAACTGGACAAAACGTTTCCCACACTAGATTGCAGCATATGTATCGAAGGCCCAAAAATGGTAGATGTAGGTCGCCATCCTAACATCGAAATAATATCCTATGCTGATTTGGTCAGCGTTTCAGGGTATGTCGGCAACTTCAAGGTTAAAATTGGGAAGAATCCGCGATATGTCATTTCTGAAAACTGTACTGGCTGTAGCGAATGCAAAGAGGTCTGCCCCATTGAATATCCTAACGAGTGGGACATTAATATGGGTGTAAGAAAAGCTATATCTGTCCCATTTGAACAGGCTGTGCCGCTTGTTTATAGTATCAACATGGACCATTGCATCGAATGCTATAAGTGTGTAGACGCTTGCGGTGCAAGACAAGCCATAAACTTTGACCAAAAGCTAGAAGAAATAGAATTGAACGTCGGTGCGATCATTGTTGCGATAGGTTTCGAAAGCTATCTGCCATACGATAATCCACTGTATGGTTACGGAAAATATTACAATGTCATTACTGCAATGGAATTTGAGAGACTTATTTTGGCAGCAGGCCCGACTAGTGGGAAGGTTATTCGGGCTTCAGATGGTGAAAAACCTCATTCTGTAGTTTTCATTCAATGCGTTGGCTCGCGGGACATCGAGAAGTATGAATATTGCTCAGGCTTCTGCTGTATGTATACGTTAAAGCATGCAGTTATGCTTAAGGAGAAGTATAGAGATGGTGTTCAAGTTTACGTTGTCTACACCGATCTGCGTAGCGATTTCAAAGGGTACGAAGAATTTTATAATAGAACTAAGAAAGCTGGAGTTCACTTCGTAAGAACTAAATTAAAAAATAGATCGATAACTGAAGACTCAGCAACCAGAAATCTGATTGTACACGCTGAAACAGAAGGAGGACAATCAGTAGAAATAGAAGCAGAAATGGTTGTTCTGGCAAATGCAGCCGTTCCAATCTATAACGCGACAGAACTAGCAGAAATTCTGAAAATCCAAATCGGAGCAAACGGTTTTTTCGTAGAATGCCAACCTAAAATTAGACCTACCGAGACTGATACACCTGGGATATTTTTGGCAGGTGCGTGTCAAGGATTGAAGGATATACCATACAGTGTCTCGCAAGGAAGCAGTGCCGCGGCACAAGCAGCCACAATCCTTAGTAAACCGACATGGATTGTCGAACCTTTGGTTGCAAGGGTGAATGAAGATATCTGCAGTGGATGTGGGGTCTGTGAATCTGTTTGTGGTTATGATGCTGTGCGAATTGAGAAAATCGGTGAAAAAGAACTGGCAAAAGTCACAGAAGGTTTATGCAGAGGGTGTGGCATCTGCAGCGCAACATGCCCATCAGGAGCTATAACGATGCCTCTTTATACGAAAGCGCAAGTTGTCGCTCAAGTTAAAACCGCTTTAGAAGAGGTAAAATAG
- a CDS encoding right-handed parallel beta-helix repeat-containing protein, whose amino-acid sequence MKPFSMSKKTVYTVIITLFLLIILSLKVENQSVKAEPDNITVPNNYPTIQEAINAANPGDTINVRVGTYYEHLNVNKPLTLIGESRESTIIDGSGEDRAIVEVTASNVVISRFTVQNCSRAAGTSYAGIKVSGYACNITYNFVTKSKIGIFVTSKGSRIAYNVVENNGQGIVLYSSSEVTVEANNVSANTVGISLALSFNNRIMGNRALNSYTGGHGITISSNSFNNTIRANELMDNYHGMWLSSSSNNSVLENTIANNKLLGIELANSPDNTFYHNNFINNGLPPHAPSIKHVTIDSKSESIWDDSYPSGGNYWYDYTDVDEKSGPNQDQAGSDEIWDNSYVINENNRDNYPSVRPYGDISHIIPDDARAGGASPLSDFSSLWINMLAGVIVIVMVVALFWKRSTRNKKKKKLRKIRLHKHH is encoded by the coding sequence ATGAAACCGTTCTCGATGTCAAAGAAAACCGTCTACACAGTAATAATCACACTGTTTCTATTAATCATATTATCGCTGAAAGTTGAGAATCAATCAGTTAAAGCAGAACCTGATAATATAACCGTTCCAAACAATTATCCAACAATTCAAGAAGCCATAAATGCAGCAAACCCAGGAGACACCATTAACGTACGCGTTGGAACTTATTATGAGCATCTGAATGTAAATAAGCCCCTAACTCTCATTGGAGAAAGTAGAGAGAGCACGATTATCGATGGAAGTGGAGAAGACCGAGCCATTGTCGAGGTGACTGCCAGCAACGTTGTCATTAGCAGGTTTACTGTGCAAAACTGTTCACGAGCAGCTGGTACTTCATACGCCGGTATCAAGGTTTCAGGGTATGCCTGTAACATTACCTACAATTTTGTAACCAAAAGCAAGATTGGCATCTTTGTGACCTCTAAAGGAAGCAGAATAGCGTATAACGTTGTGGAAAATAATGGTCAAGGCATAGTACTATATTCTTCCTCTGAAGTAACAGTTGAAGCAAACAACGTCTCTGCAAACACGGTAGGTATTTCATTAGCACTTTCGTTTAACAACAGGATTATGGGCAACAGGGCTCTGAATAGCTACACGGGGGGACACGGCATAACCATTTCATCAAATTCCTTCAACAACACGATACGTGCGAATGAGCTTATGGACAATTATCACGGTATGTGGCTGTCAAGCTCATCTAACAACTCGGTTTTAGAGAACACAATAGCTAACAACAAACTGCTCGGCATTGAACTCGCCAATTCTCCAGACAACACCTTTTATCACAATAACTTCATCAACAACGGGCTTCCTCCTCATGCGCCCAGCATAAAACATGTTACCATCGATAGCAAATCAGAAAGCATTTGGGATGATAGCTATCCTTCTGGAGGTAACTACTGGTACGACTACACCGATGTCGATGAGAAGAGTGGTCCAAATCAAGACCAAGCTGGCAGCGACGAAATATGGGACAACTCATACGTCATAAACGAGAACAATCGAGATAACTACCCATCCGTCAGACCTTATGGTGATATTTCTCACATAATACCCGATGATGCACGCGCAGGAGGTGCATCTCCACTATCTGACTTCTCTTCTCTATGGATTAACATGTTAGCCGGGGTGATAGTGATCGTTATGGTAGTTGCACTATTTTGGAAGCGTAGTACAAGGAATAAAAAGAAGAAGAAGCTGAGAAAGATACGGTTGCACAAGCATCATTAG
- a CDS encoding 4Fe-4S dicluster domain-containing protein — MPMKIQKTESNNQLVVERIHHAKSYRLIVDRKLCVGCELCSLICPRESITITRQPKKEGQKAQRPMIDVDEVKCQYCGICVTICPYGAVQVTIDGEDIASVVEKESFPQLIREITVDVTKCPTDCNDCEEACPLDLIKVTSNPETSKVTVNIREEQCPCCRICEVKCPEGAILVRRIFTGKLKINQEKCPSGCRDCLDVCPITGALYLSEEDSKVYVNELFCTYCGVCNIICPEEGALELSRSTIRHTPVRSGAWNKALEKLTSTVEMTKELRGKGRKRTMEAVRKRLEPRKK; from the coding sequence ATGCCCATGAAAATTCAAAAAACCGAATCCAACAACCAGCTCGTAGTAGAAAGGATTCATCACGCAAAAAGCTATAGATTAATTGTTGACCGCAAATTGTGTGTAGGGTGCGAACTCTGCAGCCTTATTTGTCCGAGAGAGTCCATCACAATTACCAGACAACCGAAAAAAGAGGGACAAAAGGCTCAACGCCCAATGATTGACGTAGATGAAGTGAAATGTCAATATTGTGGTATATGCGTTACTATATGTCCTTATGGAGCGGTGCAAGTTACTATAGACGGTGAGGATATTGCCTCTGTAGTGGAGAAGGAAAGTTTTCCGCAACTTATTCGTGAAATTACTGTGGACGTAACAAAATGTCCAACAGATTGTAATGACTGTGAGGAAGCTTGTCCCTTAGACCTCATCAAAGTTACGTCAAACCCCGAAACCAGCAAGGTCACAGTAAACATTAGAGAAGAACAGTGTCCCTGTTGTCGTATTTGCGAAGTCAAATGTCCAGAAGGTGCTATTCTTGTCCGAAGAATTTTCACTGGAAAACTTAAGATTAATCAGGAAAAGTGTCCCTCTGGCTGTAGAGATTGTTTAGATGTTTGTCCAATAACTGGTGCTTTGTATCTTTCTGAAGAAGACAGTAAGGTGTATGTTAACGAGCTTTTCTGCACCTATTGTGGCGTATGTAACATTATCTGTCCTGAAGAGGGAGCACTGGAGCTTTCACGCTCAACGATACGCCATACCCCGGTTCGTTCAGGGGCGTGGAACAAGGCTCTTGAAAAGTTAACTTCTACAGTTGAAATGACAAAGGAGTTGCGCGGAAAAGGAAGAAAAAGAACCATGGAAGCTGTAAGGAAACGTCTTGAACCGAGGAAGAAATAA